In the genome of Bacillus thuringiensis, the window TGAGCCAGAAGTATTAATTCTTGATGAACCAATTTCGGCATTAGACGTTTCATTGCAAATTCAAATTGTACATCTGCTGCAAAAGATTCAAAAGGAGCAAGGCTATACATATTTATTTATCGCGCATGATTTGCCGATGGTTCACTATTTATGTGAAAAAGTGGCTGTCTTATATAAAGGAGAACTTGTTGAATTTGGAAATACGGACGAAGTGTTCCGTAATCCACAACATTCTTATACAAAAACATTATTAGCATCAACACCAAAAATTTCGGGTTAAAGGAGAATGTAGGATGAAGAAGTTTTTACTGTTTGTCATTATGACTGTTTTAGCGATTACTTCGGTCGCTTGCGGTAAGAAAGAGACGCAAAAGGCGAGTGCCGGTAAGGGAGAAGGAGATCGATTAGTAACGAATATTAGTAGTGATCCATATACACTTGATTCTGCTATTGCAACAGATAGCACGTCAGGTTATATAATTGGGCAGTTGTTTTCAAGTTTATATACGCAAGATAGTGATGGGAAATATCAAAATGAATTAGCAGAGAAAGAAGAAGTAAATGCTGATGGAACTGAATATACAATCCATTTGAAGAAAGATATTAAATGGTCAGATGGTTCTCCTATTACGGCAAATGATTTTGAATTTGCATGGAAGCGATTGTTAAATCCGAAAACGGGTTCTATGAATGCGACAGAAATGTATTTCATTAAAGGGGCAGAGGCATATAATACTGGAAAAGGTGAAGAGGGACAAGTTGGTATTCAAGTCGTTGATCCTCAAACATTAAAGGTAACTCTTGAACATCCAGTTGCTTCTATTAAACAAAAATTAGCAAGCTCATTATTTATTCCATTAGCTAAAAAGTCGATTGATGATAATAATAAATTAAAAACAGATCCAAAAGAGTTAATTACGAATGGACCATTCACGTTAAAAGAGTGGAAGCATAACCAGGCTATTACAGTACAAAAAAATAAAGAATACTACGATAAAAAGGTAACTCTAAAAGAAATTGAGTTTCGTATTATTCCAGACTCTAAAACAGCGTATCAATTATTTAAATCAAAAGAATTAGATTTACTAAGTGGTTTACCACAAGAGATGATTGAAAAAGAAAAAGGAAATAAAGAATATAAGCGTGTTGCAGGATTCTCATCTTATATTTATTCGTTTAACGTAGAAAAAGAGCCGTTTACAAATGCGAAGGTACGTAAAGCATTTTCATTAGCGGTTGATCGTAAATTTATCGTTGAAAAATTGTATAAAAATAATGCGCAAGAAGCATATGCATTCGTTCCAGAAGGAGCAAAAACACAAAGTGGTCGTGATTTCCGTAAAGAAAAAGGTGATTATGTTAAATTTGATCCAGCAGAAGCGAAAAAATTACTAGAAGAAGGTATGAAAGAACAAGGGTGGTCTACATTACCTGAAGTAACATTAAAATTCACTACAGATACACAACATAAAAAAGTAGCAGAAGCAATGCAAGAAATGTTTAAGAAAAATCTTGGCGTAGATATTAAATTAGAAAATAAAGAGTGGAAGAGTTACATCGACACATACAAGCAAAGTGATTTCCAATTAGCTTATATGGGATGGGGCGGCTCTTTATTAGATCCAATTACTAAACTAGATTTATATGCAGGTGATGGTCCGAATAACTATGCAAAATGGCATAATAAAGAATTTGACGCTTTAGTAAAAGAAGCAAAAGTTGAACAAAACGAAGATAAGCGTTTTGACTTATTGCATAAAGCGGAAGATATTATGTTTACAGATTCACCATTAATCCCAATTATTTTCCCAAGTGCTTCATATTTACAAAAACCATCAGTATCTGGTGTTCAGTTCATTATCGGTTCTAGTCCAGAACTAAGATACGCAAAAATTAAAAAATAAAGAAGTAGGCAATCGCCTACTTCTTTATTTTATTTCTCTTTTGTATTCTTTTTTCGTTCCATCAGAGAAGACAACTTCTAAATCGAATTTTTGGTAGTCTTTATCAAGTTTGAACACGTTCGCTACTTGATCGATTACTTCTTGGTCAGGAGTATCTTTATCAAATTTTAATTCTTGTAGAAGTGGGCTTAATTTTGTGATAGCCTCATCTCCTGTTAATTTTACATCTGCTTTATGATCTTCAATTTTTGCTTCCATTTTTTTATCAGCTGCTACATTTTTATAGTCTGCTTCGTAGTCTTTCTTAGTATCTTGGTAGTCTGCCTTTAAATCGAATTCATTGAAATTTAGTTTTAAATCAGCAGGGGCTTCATTCTTTGCCTCTTCTGTAGTCTTTTTATTAGAAGTCGTGTCTTCCTTTGCAGGAGCTTTACATCCTGTTAATGCAGGTACTAGCATAAGAGCTAATAAAACTGATAGTAAAATTCTCATTATAAATTCCTCCTTATGTAAATTTGTTCTATACAAGTTTTTCCTAAAATCATGTAATTATGTATGTGTTGAAAATAAAATTTTGACTTGTAGCTTCAAGGATTAATCCGCAATTTAAATCAAAACTGATTTGTATGTATATGGTAAATTGAAGTTGTGAGGGAGGGACTAAAATGCATGAAGAATATAAAGAGATAATAAAAAAATCAATTGAATATATAGAGAATCACTTACATGAGGAGCTTACAACAGAAAGAGTGGCATCTCGCAGTGCGGTATCGATGTACCATTTTCATCGTATTTTTCAAAGGTATATTGGGATGAGTGTAACGGATTATATTCGAAAGAGAAGATTAACTCATGCTGCACAGGCTTTAGTATCGACTGAAAGACCTGTTATTGATATTGCAATGCAATATGGTTTTTCCTCACAAGAGGCCTTTACGAGAGCTTTTAAAAGAATGTTTCAATTGCCACCAAAGAAATATCGAAAGTACTTCCAGTCATTTTATATAGAAAGAGGAGAGGGTGTTTCAATGCAAAAAGGTATACCGAAAGGATGGATCTTAAGTGGAAGTCATCCTGCTGAATATGAGATGGGTTTAGATTATGAAGTTGTCCATCAAGGGAAAGTATCTGCATACATAAAAGCAAAAGAGAATGTTACGCATGGAGGATTTTCAACATTAATGCAAATGTTCCGAGCAGATAAATATGTAGGGAAGAGATTACGTTTTACAGCGTTTGTTAAGAGTGAAAGCGTAAGAGATTGGGCAGGATTGTGGATGCGAGTAGATGGAAAAGATACAGAACCGCTCGCTATGGATAATATGCAAAATCGCCCCATTAAAAATACGAATAACTGGCAATCGTACTCGGTTGTATTAGATATAAAAGAAGGAGCGCTTGGTATTGCATTTGGTGTTTTATTATCAGGAGAAGGTTGTGTGTGGCTAGATAGTATTCGATTTGATGAAGTGGATGGAAAAATTCCTTCAACAGATTTGGCTGAAAACTTTTATGAAACACTCCTAGAAGAGCCGGTAAATCTGCAATTTGAAGAGATAGAAAAGTAAGGAGAAAAGATATGTTCAAATATGTAAAACTCATAAGCATTAGTTTAGTAGTATCTTCTTGTATTATGGGGATTAACTATTTGATTAGCTATCTTTGGTCAGGGCATATACCTTCTTTGACGTGGAGAACATATTTGATGTTTGTGTTTATATTTATGATGCGTTTTGGTTCAATGCAAAAAGAGAGCTATGAAGAGAATTGATAATCTTTTTGTTTGCCTTCTTATTATTGATACGCAAATATTTATCACTAGATTAGGGGGATTTCCCGTAACAGACGGTTATCATACAATAATATTTGGTGAAGTTGATTGGGAGAGAAATATTATTGTATTATTACTTATTGTACTAGTTACAAAATGGGTAGCAGGAATTACCATAGGTATAAAAGGGATGGTAAAGAGAAGTAATTCTATAATTAAAGAAGCATAAAATAAAAAGGTATCCTTCAATTGGATACCTTTTTATTATTACTTATTATTTTGCAACTTCTGTCCACTTGTAGTTAAATTCACCGCCGAAGTCAGTTGTTACAAGTCCTTTAATGAAAGAGCGTTGTAAGTAAGAACGACCTTGTTGGTATAAAGGAGCGACAGCGCCGTCTTGTAATAGAATTTTTTCAGCTTGCTTCATTGCTTCAAAGCGTGCTTTTTCATCGCCAGCTAAATCTGTTTTCACTTTATGAATGAGCTCATCGTACTCTTTGTTAGAGTATTTATCGAAGTTATAAGCACTATCTGTTGTAAATAAATCTAAGAATGTAATTGGATCAGCGAAGTCAGGGCCCCAGCCATCAATACCAATTTCATAGTCACCACTTAACAGTAGTTTTAACTGCTGTTTACGTGGTTGTGGTTTTAAATTCACTGTTAATCCATCTAAGTTCTTTTCTAGTTCACCTTTTAAATATTCACCAGTCTTTTTAGCTAAAGCATTATCACTTGTTAAGAGTTCAATTGTTACTTTGTCAGTACCAAGTTCTTGCTTCGCTTTTTTCCAGTTTTCTTTCGCTGTTTTCACATCATCTTTCACTAGATTTCCATTTTCTTTACGGAAGTCGTTGCCATCAGGACTTTTTGCAAATTTCGCAGGAACCATTCCTTCAGCTGGAACAGCACCGTTATTTAAAATTGTTTCTACGTATGCTTTCTTATTCATTGCTCCGTTAATAGCAAGGCGTGCATGTTGATTTTTTAATGTTTCATTTTTTTGATTTAGTCGTAAAAATTGAATGCCAACTTCAGCGCGTTCTTTGAAGTTTGGATCGCCCTTATATTTATCAACAAACTCCGCAGTTAAAGCAACGCGATCAATTTGTCCTGAATCATATAAGTTAACTTCTGTAGACTTATCTTTAACGACATTGAAGTTGATTTCTTCTAATTTTACAGTTTTAGCATCCCAATAGTTAGGATTCTTCTTCAATTGGAAGCTTTGCTCATGTTTCCAGTTATCTAATGTGAAAGCACCGTTGTAAATTAAATGATTTGTTTCTAAACCGTATTTATTGCCTTGAGACTTTAAGTAATCTTCATTAATTGGTAAGAATGTTGAGAATGTCGTTAAGCTTAAGAAGTAAGGAACAGGACGGTCTAGTTGTACTTCTAAAGTTTTGTCATCAACAGCTTTAATACCTAATTGATCAACCGGTAATTGTTTTTGGTTTATTTGTTTCGCATTCTTTATATCGAAGAATAAGAATGCATATTCAGCTGCTGTATCAGGATTTACGGCACGTTGCCAAGCGAAGACGAAGTCCTTTGCTGTAACAGGAGTACCGTTTGACCATTTTGAATCACGCAGATGGAATGTATATTTTGTTTTATCGGGACTAATGTCGACCGACTCAGCAACACCAGGAATCGGTTTATTATCTTCTCCCATTGCATATAAACCTTCAAAAACATTTCGCATTACATTCATGGATTCCCCATCCGTTGCTTTTGCAACATCCATTGTTGGAATTTCTGAAGCGAATGATAAGTTAATTGCCTGTTTATCAGGTATTTTATCGTTTGCTTTCGCTCCGCTTGCATTATCTTTATTTCCCCCACAAGCAGTTAGTAATAGACTTGCCCCTAAAACAGATGCAACAACAGGTACAACTTTTTTCTTCATTGTTCGTTCCTCCCTAAATGTGTTGTTCGTAACGTCATAATGTCCATGTCTTGAAGTAGAGCTATAGAAGGAGATAAAACCTATTATAAATATTTGTTTATAGGTAATCAGGTGTTCTATATGTATATACATGTTGAGCTATAATCTATCGTTATATGTTTCAACGTAGTAGACATTATATTTTGATGGTGAAATATTTTGTTTCTTTGATTATTTAGAATATTAACACTGGAAAGAACTATATGTCAATAATAAAAATAGAATGTTAATTTCTTGGAATAATATATTAAAAAAGTAGATTCTCTTGTGTGAGAGAACCTACTTTTAATATATTTTGCTAAAAAAACAATTGGTGAGGGCTAATAATAAGTGGGGATGAAGAACCCCCACTTATTACGGTTTTACTTTATTTTTCAATTTTTGCCCACTTGAAGTTTAATTGACCTGCAAAGTCTACTTGTACAATTCCTTTCACATAAGAACGTTCTAAATAAGATTCGCCTTTTTGGTAAAGAGGAGCGATAACAGTGTCTTTAAATAATATTTTCTCGGATTCTAGTAATGCTTCCCAGCGAGCTTTTTCATCACCAGCTAAAGTTGTTTTCACTTTTGCTATTGTTTCATCGAATTCCTTACTAGAGTAATGATCTAAGTTATAAGGGTTATTCGTTGTAAATAGCTCAAGGAATGTAATTGGATCCGCAAAGTCAGGGCTCCAGCCATCAATTCCGATTTCGTAGTCACCTTTTAATAAAAGCGAAACTTGTTGCTTACGCGGTTGCGGTTTTATATTTACTGTTAAGCCATCTAAATTCTTTTCTAGTTGTCCTTTTAAGAATTCACCAGTTTTCTTATCAAGGTCAGCATCACTCGTTAATAATTCTAATGTTATCTTTTCAGAACCAAGCTCTTGTTTAGCTTTTTCCCATAACTTTTGTGCGGATTTTGTATCAACTTTTGTTAAATCGCCGTTTGCAGTACGGAAGTCTTTTCCTTCAGGTCCTTTTGCAAAGTTTTTTGGAACGAGACCAAATGTTGGTGTAGAGCCATCATTTAATAACGTATTTACAAAGGATTTTCTATCAATTGTTTGATCAATTGCTTGGCGTGCAGAAACGTTTTGAAGTACTTTGTTTTGTTGATTCATACGTAAAAATTGTACGCCTACGTTTGGACGTTCTTTAAAGTTGGCATCTTTTTTATATTTATCAACGAAGTCAGATGTTAGTTTTATACGGTCTAATTGTTTTGACTCGAATAAATTTACTTCTGTTGATTTTTCTTTTACGACGTTAAAATTGATTTCTTCTAGTTTGACAGTATCTTTATCCCAATAGGTAGGGTTCTTCTTAAATTTAAAGCTTTGTTCGTGCTTCCAATCGCTTAGTGTAAAAGCTCCATTGTACAAGATTGTATTATCTTCTAAAGCGTACTTATCACCTTGTGCTTTAAAGAATTCCTCGTTAATTGGTAGAAATGTTGGGAACGCTGTTAAGCTAATAAAATACGGAACAGGACGTTCCAATTCTACCTCAAACGTATGGTCATCAACTGCTTTTACACCAAGTTGGTCGGCTGGAAGTTCTTTATTGTTAATTTTTGTTGCATTTTTAATATCAAAGAATAGAAATGCGTATTCAGAGGCTGTTGCTGGATCTACGGCTCTCTGCCAAGCGAACACAAAATCTTTCGCTGTAACAGGAGTGCCGTTTGACCATTTTGAATCTCGCAGGTGGAATGTGTATTTCGTTTTATCGCCACTTACTTCATGAGATTTTGCAACGCCAGGGACAGGTTTGTTACCTTCACCAAGATTATACAAACCTTCAAATACGTTTCTCATTACTTGACCAGAATCAGTATCTGTAGCACGGGCCGTATCCATTGTTCGTATTTCAGTAGGTGAAGATAAATTTAAAACCTGTTTACTAGGTGCCTCGTCTTTTGCATTTGCTCCGCTTGCTTCGTTTTTATAACTACCGCAACCAGTTAATAAAATACTTACTCCTACAACTGATGCAATACCGGGTACAAACTTCTTTTTCATTTGATTTTCCTCCTAAATAATTAAGTTTGGATGATGATGAGGGAAATGAAAAATAAAAAATCCCTCTTTTCATATTGAGAAAGAGGGATTTTTATGTACAAGTTATGCACCCGTATATAAACGAAGTCCCTCATTCTATCTTTCAAGCATAAAGCTTGCAGGAAGTGGCACAGTATTCAAAATGAACCTGCTGCCGAGGTTTCAAAGGGCCAGTCCCTCCACCTCTCTTGATACAATGAGTAAACGAATAAATTTTATTAATTTTTGTGTTTCTTTGATAATTCAAAATCTTACACCTTGAACAATGAAGTGTCAACCAAATGAAATATAGTTTAAATTTTCAGTTTTCTTAAATAAAAAAACCACTGCATATGGCAGTGGTTTTTCGCTTAGAAGTTAAAGTTATCTGGATCTGGACCAACGCGACGATCTTCATTTAAAGCTTGAATTGCTTTCATATCATCAGCACTTAATTCAAAGTCGAAGATGTTTGCATTTTCAATAATGCGATGTTCTTTAATTGATTTAGGGATTGTTACAACTTCGTTTTGTAAATCCCAGCGTAAAATAATTTGCGCAGTTGATTTATTATATTTTGTCGCAATTTCTTGTAACGTTGGATTATCTAGTAGTTGTCCTTGCATTAATGGTGACCAAGCTTCAAGCTGGATGTTATGTTCTTTACAGAATGCATGTAACTCTTCTTGTGCTAAACGTGGGTGGTATTCCACTTGGTTGACCATTGGCTTAATTTCAGCAATTTCAAATACGTCTTGTAAGTGGTGAATGTGGAAATTACTCACACCGATAGCGCGAACACGGCCATCTTTATAAAGTTTTTCTAATGCTTTCCATGATTCGGTATATTTCCCTTTTACAGGCCAATGTACTAAATATAAGTCTAAATATTCTAGACCTAATTTCTCTAATGTAGTTTCAAATGCTTGAAGTGTTGTTTCATATCCTTGATCGCTATTCCATACTTTTGAGGTAATAAATAATTCTTCACGTGAAACACCTGATTCACGAATCGCTTGTCCAACGCCCTCTTCATTTTGATAGATTGCTGCAGTATCGATGCTGCGGTAGCCATTTTTAATTGCTGCTTTTACAGAATCAATTACTTCTGAACCATCTTCTACTTTAAAAACACCTAAACCAAACCAAGGCATTTTTACACCGTTATGTAATGTTGTATAGTCTTTTAAACTTGTTAAAATCATATTATTTCCCCCTAGCTTTTTTGTTTGTTGCTTCTACTGCTTTTTGAATTGCCTCTGAAAAATTATATTCGTATAAAGTTTTGAGACCCTCAGCTGTGGAACCACCTGGCGTTGTTACTTGTTCGCGGAGGTTAGCTGGATCTTGCGTTTGTTCGAGCATAGAAGCAGAGCCAGAAATCATTTGAATGACAAGATGTTTTGCGGTTTCTTCATCGACTCCATAACTTTTTGTTGCTTCAATTAAGCTTTCAGCAAAGTAATAAAGGAAGGCTGGTGCACTTCCAGTAACTGCAGTAAGCTGATGGACTTCTTCCTCAGTACAAAGTTGCGAAGTACCAATACCTCTTAAAAGCAGTTGCAGGGTTTCTTGATGCATCTCGTTTACTGATTGTCCCATTGTATATAAGGAGATAGACTTTCCAATTTCAGCAGCTGTATTAGGCATAATCCAAGCAACAGGCGTGCCTTTTGGGAGTCTAGCTTCTAAATAAGATGGTCCAATGCCAGCTGCTACTGTTACGACAAGTTGATTTGATATTAACGGAGATAGCTCAGCTAATAACTCTTCATGAGCAGAAGGTGGCATTGCTAAAACAACCGTATCGACAGATGTAATATGCTGCTTCCAATCCGTTGTAATAGACACATTATATCGCCTTTGTAATTGTTCTAACTTTTCTACGTTGCTTCGGTTAGAGATGATAATTTCTTCGATGTACTCTTTGCTTGTTTTAAGTAATCCGGAAAATATAGCTTCTGCCATACGACCAGCACCAATAAATAAAATTCGATGTTTGTTAGGCATATCCTTTATTCCTTTCTAGTAGAGATATGTTATAAAAACGATATCATCTTTAAGAGAATTTTGTAAAAAGAAAAGACTTACCGTAGATGGAATGGATAATGAGAAGGCGGAAATTCATGGTAAAGGAAAGGGCTATTCCTTATACTGGTGATAGGGAATTTATTACACATCTGGGGAGAGATAAATATGGTTAGAAGTCCACTTTTTTTACTTGTTTCTAGTATTATTTGTGTATTAGTTGGATTGTATATTCAATCGAGTTATATTGAAATTTTCGCATCAATTATGGGGATCATTAATGTTTGGTTATTAGCGAGAGAAAAAGTATCCAACTTTTTATTTGGCATGATTACTGTTGCGGTATTTCTATACATTTTTATTACACAAGGTTTATATGCAATGGCAGTATTAGCTGCTTTTCAATTTATCTTTAATGTATATGGTTGGTATTATTGGATTGCACGAAGTGGGGAGGGAGAGGTAAAAGCAACAGTTCGTTTAGATTTGAAAGGGTGGACTTTTTATATAAGTTTTATTTTAGTTGCTTGGATTGGTTGGGGTTATTATCAAGTCCGTTATTTAGAGTCAACAAGTCCATATTTAGACGCTTTAAATGCTGTATTGGGACTAGTGGCTCAATTTATGTTAAGTCGAAAAATATTAGAAAACTGGCATTTATGGATTTTATATAATGTAGTTAGCGTTGTAATTTATATTTCTACTGGTTTATACGTCATGCTAATATTAGCTGTTATTAATCTCTTTATATGTGTAGCTGGTTTGCTAGAGTGGAAGAGTAATTATAAGGGGCAAGAACATACAAATAATTATATCTAGAAAATAATTAGAATTAAAAAACCCCCTGAAGCATATATGCTTCAGGGGGTTACTAATAGAATATAAGATTATGCTTTTGTCATACCAAGTAATACAGCGCCGCCGATAATTAAAACACTACCTAGTGCAATAAAGATCAATTGACGTTTTGTTTTCTTTTCACCTAAGAAGACAATTGCGCCGAATGTTGAGATAACGATTCCAGTTTGAGATAATGGGAAGCTTGTTGCTACTCCAACACGTGGTAATGAAAGAAGTAAGAATAAGTTTCCAGTTCCCCATAGTAAACCAGATAAAGCATTACGGATTGCATATTTGTTAAATGGTTTATGTTTAGACGTCAGTACAACCGCACCAACAAACATACCAACTGCTTGTGGTAAAATAGCAGACCAACCGTCGATATTATACCAACGAATAATAATTACATATACAAGATAGCCGAAAGTAGAAACAATTAAAGTAAGAAGACCTTTTTTCAATTGTCCTGGTGGCTGAGCATTTTCTTTATCATCTAATGATGTGAATACAACACCAACTACGATTAATAGGATTGCAATCGTTCCCAGAATGATCGTTGTAGTAGTAGTCCACTCACGGAAAGCGATAACCCCAAAGATAGAAGTTGCAACAAGTTGCATGCCAGTAGAAATCGTTACAGTAGTTGAAACACCTAGTTTTTCAACTGTTTTTAATTGGTTTACTTGTCCTAAAGCCCAGAATAAACCTGAAATAAAACCAACAATTAAGACTGTCATTGTTAAAGCTGGTTGAGTAAATACATACATGATTGTTGCGAAGAATAGAGCACCGATTGTCATACCTACCGTTTGGCTATATGCACCACCGCCCATTTTTACGCTTACTAATAAGATGTTTCCCCATGCAATTGCAGGAAGAAGCGCTAATAAAATGTCCATTACAAGACTCCCTTCGGTTTTCTATACCAATATAATTACATATCGTTCTAACGATCGGTAATGCCCCACTAATAGAGTAGAAGATTACCGATCGCTAAAACAGGATGAAGAACTTACGATATAAATGCGTTTTCATTTCTTCATTTTTTGAAACACCTCCATATAATAACAGGAAATTGCCTATTTTAGAAAGTGAATTCAAATAAAATGTATATTTTAATAAAAGGTAAAATTCAGTTATTTCCCGATGGTATATTTTATTTCCTAAGAAATAAAGAAGCAGCTTCAAAAAAGCTGCTTTAAGAATTACTAATTCTTTTATTAATAAGCTGAATGCATAGGAGAAATGCGAGTGACATACTAATAGTGATAATCACAAGTGTCCAGGCGAGTTGCATATTACTTGCGTCAATGGCCATGTAAATTGCAGTTGGGATTGTCTGTGTTTTACCAGGAATATTCCCGGCAAACATGAGTGTAGCACCAAACTCACCGAGCGCGCGGACAAAGCTCAAAATCATCCCGCTTAGTAAGGCAGGAAATGCGAGCGGAAGTGTAACGTGCAGAAAAACTTGATATTCACTTGCGCCAAGGTCACGAGCACTTTCTTCAATTTGTACATTTGCGATAGAAAATCCCGTTTTTGCTGATTGGTACATAAGCGGAAATGCAACAACTGTAGAAGCGATAATCGCAGCAGTAGATGTGAACATAATAGACTGCTGAAATAATGATTCGATCCACTTTCCGATCGGGCTGTTGTTTCCAAACATGATAATGAGAAAGAAGCCGATAACAGTTGGTGGAAGTACCATTGGTAATAAAAAAATGGTTTCTAATAGTACTTTATATCGCCATGAGGAGCGAGCTAATACTCGCCCGACAATCGTCCCTAAAATTGTAACGAGAATAGTGGCGCAAGCAGCTACTCTTAAAGATAGAAAGACAGGCGATATAATAGCATCAATGCTCATAGTAATTACGACAGGACTGTAAATCCATATTTCTTAAAGATAGATTGTGCATCTTTTGACTGCAAATACTCATAAACTGAAGTCGCCTCTTTCTTATGTTTAGATTCCTTTATAACACCTAAAGGATAGTGGATTGGCTCATGAGAAGTAGCTGCTGCTGTCTCACCAATCTTTACTTTATCTGAAATGAGAGCATCTGTTTTGTATACGATACCAGCATCGACATTCCCTGTTTCTACATATGTTAACACTTGGCGAACATCTTTTGTAAATACGACTTTATTTTGAACATCATTCCAAAGGTTTTCGTGTGTTAGAGAAGCCTTTGCATATTTTCCAGCAGGTACAGATTCAGGTGTACCAAGTGCAATTTTTTTGATTTTCTCATCTTTTAAATCTTGAAATTTTGTAAGAGAGCTATCTTTAGGGATGACTAGAACTAGTTCATTTCCAAGAAGATTTTTCCCCTCTTTTTCATTAATGAATCCTTTTTTTACAAGGGTTTGGAATTTATCTTCTGCTGCAGAGAAGAATAAATCAGCAGGTGCACCTTGTTCAATTTGTTGTTGAAGTGCTCCAGAAGCACCGAAGTTAAAAGAAAGTTTAATATTTGGTTCTTTTTCTTTATATTGTTTTTCAATTTCTTTTAATGCATCTTGTAAGCTTGCAGCAGCTGAGATAGTAAGTTCAACTGTTTTATCCTCTTTAGCAGCTGACTTTGTATTCTTTTCCCCACTTGTACAAGCAGCACTAAATATAAGAAGGAAAGAAAGTATAAGTGCCCCAATAGAACGTAATGTAAATTTATTCATAAAAAAATCCCCTTTCGTTTTGACACATCTAATTATAACTAATTACAACTAAATATAACTAGTTATAATTGAATATAATTTGAACGATGTAGTTGTTTTTTAATATAGGAGAAATATTCTTTTCTTTGTTACA includes:
- a CDS encoding helix-turn-helix transcriptional regulator — its product is MHEEYKEIIKKSIEYIENHLHEELTTERVASRSAVSMYHFHRIFQRYIGMSVTDYIRKRRLTHAAQALVSTERPVIDIAMQYGFSSQEAFTRAFKRMFQLPPKKYRKYFQSFYIERGEGVSMQKGIPKGWILSGSHPAEYEMGLDYEVVHQGKVSAYIKAKENVTHGGFSTLMQMFRADKYVGKRLRFTAFVKSESVRDWAGLWMRVDGKDTEPLAMDNMQNRPIKNTNNWQSYSVVLDIKEGALGIAFGVLLSGEGCVWLDSIRFDEVDGKIPSTDLAENFYETLLEEPVNLQFEEIEK
- a CDS encoding YusW family protein; the encoded protein is MRILLSVLLALMLVPALTGCKAPAKEDTTSNKKTTEEAKNEAPADLKLNFNEFDLKADYQDTKKDYEADYKNVAADKKMEAKIEDHKADVKLTGDEAITKLSPLLQELKFDKDTPDQEVIDQVANVFKLDKDYQKFDLEVVFSDGTKKEYKREIK
- a CDS encoding aldo/keto reductase yields the protein MILTSLKDYTTLHNGVKMPWFGLGVFKVEDGSEVIDSVKAAIKNGYRSIDTAAIYQNEEGVGQAIRESGVSREELFITSKVWNSDQGYETTLQAFETTLEKLGLEYLDLYLVHWPVKGKYTESWKALEKLYKDGRVRAIGVSNFHIHHLQDVFEIAEIKPMVNQVEYHPRLAQEELHAFCKEHNIQLEAWSPLMQGQLLDNPTLQEIATKYNKSTAQIILRWDLQNEVVTIPKSIKEHRIIENANIFDFELSADDMKAIQALNEDRRVGPDPDNFNF
- a CDS encoding peptide ABC transporter substrate-binding protein; translation: MKKFLLFVIMTVLAITSVACGKKETQKASAGKGEGDRLVTNISSDPYTLDSAIATDSTSGYIIGQLFSSLYTQDSDGKYQNELAEKEEVNADGTEYTIHLKKDIKWSDGSPITANDFEFAWKRLLNPKTGSMNATEMYFIKGAEAYNTGKGEEGQVGIQVVDPQTLKVTLEHPVASIKQKLASSLFIPLAKKSIDDNNKLKTDPKELITNGPFTLKEWKHNQAITVQKNKEYYDKKVTLKEIEFRIIPDSKTAYQLFKSKELDLLSGLPQEMIEKEKGNKEYKRVAGFSSYIYSFNVEKEPFTNAKVRKAFSLAVDRKFIVEKLYKNNAQEAYAFVPEGAKTQSGRDFRKEKGDYVKFDPAEAKKLLEEGMKEQGWSTLPEVTLKFTTDTQHKKVAEAMQEMFKKNLGVDIKLENKEWKSYIDTYKQSDFQLAYMGWGGSLLDPITKLDLYAGDGPNNYAKWHNKEFDALVKEAKVEQNEDKRFDLLHKAEDIMFTDSPLIPIIFPSASYLQKPSVSGVQFIIGSSPELRYAKIKK
- a CDS encoding peptide ABC transporter substrate-binding protein, which translates into the protein MKKKVVPVVASVLGASLLLTACGGNKDNASGAKANDKIPDKQAINLSFASEIPTMDVAKATDGESMNVMRNVFEGLYAMGEDNKPIPGVAESVDISPDKTKYTFHLRDSKWSNGTPVTAKDFVFAWQRAVNPDTAAEYAFLFFDIKNAKQINQKQLPVDQLGIKAVDDKTLEVQLDRPVPYFLSLTTFSTFLPINEDYLKSQGNKYGLETNHLIYNGAFTLDNWKHEQSFQLKKNPNYWDAKTVKLEEINFNVVKDKSTEVNLYDSGQIDRVALTAEFVDKYKGDPNFKERAEVGIQFLRLNQKNETLKNQHARLAINGAMNKKAYVETILNNGAVPAEGMVPAKFAKSPDGNDFRKENGNLVKDDVKTAKENWKKAKQELGTDKVTIELLTSDNALAKKTGEYLKGELEKNLDGLTVNLKPQPRKQQLKLLLSGDYEIGIDGWGPDFADPITFLDLFTTDSAYNFDKYSNKEYDELIHKVKTDLAGDEKARFEAMKQAEKILLQDGAVAPLYQQGRSYLQRSFIKGLVTTDFGGEFNYKWTEVAK
- a CDS encoding peptide ABC transporter substrate-binding protein, whose translation is MKKKFVPGIASVVGVSILLTGCGSYKNEASGANAKDEAPSKQVLNLSSPTEIRTMDTARATDTDSGQVMRNVFEGLYNLGEGNKPVPGVAKSHEVSGDKTKYTFHLRDSKWSNGTPVTAKDFVFAWQRAVDPATASEYAFLFFDIKNATKINNKELPADQLGVKAVDDHTFEVELERPVPYFISLTAFPTFLPINEEFFKAQGDKYALEDNTILYNGAFTLSDWKHEQSFKFKKNPTYWDKDTVKLEEINFNVVKEKSTEVNLFESKQLDRIKLTSDFVDKYKKDANFKERPNVGVQFLRMNQQNKVLQNVSARQAIDQTIDRKSFVNTLLNDGSTPTFGLVPKNFAKGPEGKDFRTANGDLTKVDTKSAQKLWEKAKQELGSEKITLELLTSDADLDKKTGEFLKGQLEKNLDGLTVNIKPQPRKQQVSLLLKGDYEIGIDGWSPDFADPITFLELFTTNNPYNLDHYSSKEFDETIAKVKTTLAGDEKARWEALLESEKILFKDTVIAPLYQKGESYLERSYVKGIVQVDFAGQLNFKWAKIEK